In Neisseria dentiae, one DNA window encodes the following:
- a CDS encoding translocation/assembly module TamB domain-containing protein, with protein MNRQPDATITPPEAAAAPDQNNGPSENRPKKSLWRRMLWAFLLVLLLLVAAVAGAAAWLAGTESGLRYGLYKIPSWFGVNISSKTLQGTLWKGFHGDGWRVETEGADIGITRFSFGWNPRELTQSKLHIKHLIAGDIQIVTKPVPPSEKKPASGLPESVSLPVEVALDKLETGKIGVGSRADRQTVYLNRLSASYVYNHQLHSLKLADLQTPWNTASGSATLGVKSPFALNAAIYGQGELDGQAIDAQTRLWGSLRDMETDIRIDGDNVRLHAESVLHPFAAKLNDKIKLVQVKGFNINPQAFLSTLPKSLLEFDATVVPSFEKGLALEGSIDLANHGAAAADAGGIPVRELIGNFTVNENGLIKIQDTSVKLMQKGTVNLAGNIDTAKQQLALAAALRNISAADAVQQKLDGSLDGTITLGGAFRNLETGWDLNTGNALSDGLIQMQTDAENGQQTLLFKRARIRPANGGEINAEGSLELFKNQALKLAVTSKNFNPAKLNKQFPEGNVNGTANLNGEITNQKYGGKMQFGPSTLSGVALRGSADVLYENGHLARAVTDILLGSNSIKTNGSFGKKSDRLNIDINAPDLGRFGFGMGGLLTAKGYIAGEPKQLEADLTGQARKLRITGVAQADSLDFKLKGSPDYTRPLNIELKGNRISVGGSQPTVIDAVNLFVNGTGRNHRIHGGGSLALDGKPYKLEIDANGGLDNKQQWKGTLSVLDISGAFNLKLQNRINLEAGAERVAMTAARWSAMGGSLNLENFVWDKKNGITTKGSANNLEIAQLHNFYTPPVRHNLVLAGDWDLSYSQNARGYLNIRRQSGDVELPYRKQMLGLGTLSLNTRFQNGRIDSTLDGVTGYGKLDGNLVISQQFGNDIKLAPVSGKISISAPNLETFRNFLPVGQSLRGNLLGVATIGGRVGQPQFNGTLNGNDLYYRNQDLGLILDNGILRSRIQGQTWIIDNLRFHRGGTVELKGTVGLNNAEPNVNVDLAFNKYNALDKPNRRLTLSGNAKMLYTETNGVTLTGTLKADAGHFGFQKSSMPTLDDDVVVLGQPEKAPVAPTPISMDLVLDLNNNLRFSGEGLDVTLGGQLRLTAKPGETVQGVGTVTVVKGRYKAYGQDLDITKGHISFVGPLSDPNLNIRAERRLSPVGAGVEVLGSLNNPRISLVADEAMSEKDKLSWLILNRASSGSDGDEAALSAAAGAFLAGRVNDKLGLVDDFGFTSKRSRNAQTGELNPAEQVLTVGKQLTNNLYMGYEYGVGSAEQSVKLVYQLSRAVQAVARIGNVSWGGEVKYSIRFD; from the coding sequence ATGAACCGACAACCCGACGCAACCATCACACCACCCGAAGCAGCGGCCGCACCCGACCAAAATAACGGGCCGTCTGAAAACCGGCCGAAAAAAAGCCTGTGGCGGCGGATGCTGTGGGCGTTTCTGCTGGTGTTGCTGCTGCTGGTTGCCGCGGTGGCCGGCGCAGCGGCATGGCTGGCCGGCACAGAATCGGGGCTGCGTTACGGCCTGTATAAAATCCCCTCGTGGTTCGGCGTAAACATCAGCTCGAAAACCCTGCAAGGCACGTTGTGGAAAGGCTTTCACGGCGACGGCTGGCGCGTGGAAACCGAAGGCGCCGATATCGGCATCACCCGCTTTTCGTTCGGCTGGAACCCGCGCGAGCTCACGCAAAGCAAACTGCACATCAAACACCTGATTGCGGGCGACATTCAAATCGTTACCAAACCCGTGCCGCCGTCTGAAAAAAAACCGGCATCCGGCCTGCCCGAAAGCGTGAGCCTGCCCGTTGAAGTGGCGCTCGACAAACTCGAAACCGGCAAAATCGGCGTAGGCTCGCGCGCCGACCGCCAAACCGTTTACCTCAACCGTTTGAGCGCATCATATGTTTACAACCACCAACTGCACAGCCTGAAACTGGCCGACCTGCAAACCCCGTGGAACACCGCATCGGGCAGCGCCACCCTCGGCGTGAAAAGCCCGTTTGCCCTCAACGCCGCCATTTACGGCCAAGGCGAACTCGACGGACAGGCCATCGACGCCCAAACCCGCCTGTGGGGCAGCCTGCGCGATATGGAAACCGACATCCGCATCGACGGCGACAACGTGCGCCTGCATGCCGAATCGGTGCTGCACCCGTTTGCCGCCAAACTCAACGACAAAATCAAACTGGTGCAGGTGAAAGGCTTCAACATCAACCCGCAGGCGTTTTTATCCACCCTGCCCAAATCCCTGCTCGAATTCGACGCCACCGTTGTGCCATCGTTTGAAAAAGGCCTCGCGCTCGAAGGCTCCATCGACCTGGCCAACCACGGCGCCGCAGCCGCCGACGCGGGCGGCATACCCGTGCGCGAACTGATCGGCAACTTCACCGTCAACGAAAACGGCCTGATTAAAATCCAAGACACCTCCGTGAAGCTGATGCAGAAAGGCACGGTTAACCTTGCCGGCAACATCGACACCGCCAAACAGCAGCTCGCCTTGGCCGCCGCCCTGCGCAACATCAGCGCCGCCGATGCCGTACAGCAGAAACTCGACGGCAGCCTCGACGGCACCATCACCTTGGGCGGTGCCTTCCGCAATCTTGAAACCGGTTGGGATTTAAACACCGGCAACGCCCTTTCAGACGGCCTGATCCAAATGCAAACCGATGCGGAAAACGGCCAGCAAACCCTTTTGTTCAAACGCGCCCGCATCCGCCCCGCCAACGGCGGCGAAATCAACGCCGAAGGCTCGCTGGAGCTGTTTAAAAACCAAGCCCTGAAACTGGCCGTTACCAGCAAAAACTTCAACCCCGCCAAACTCAACAAACAGTTTCCCGAAGGCAACGTGAACGGCACAGCCAACCTCAACGGCGAAATCACCAACCAAAAATACGGCGGCAAAATGCAGTTCGGCCCCAGCACCCTCTCCGGCGTGGCCCTGCGCGGCAGCGCCGACGTGCTTTATGAAAACGGGCACCTCGCCCGCGCCGTAACCGATATTCTTTTGGGCAGCAACAGCATCAAAACCAACGGCAGCTTCGGCAAAAAAAGCGACCGCCTCAATATCGACATCAACGCCCCCGATCTGGGCCGCTTCGGCTTCGGCATGGGCGGCCTCCTAACCGCCAAAGGCTATATCGCCGGCGAACCCAAACAGCTCGAAGCCGACCTGACCGGCCAGGCGCGCAAGCTACGTATCACCGGCGTGGCACAAGCCGACTCGCTCGACTTCAAACTCAAAGGCTCGCCCGACTACACCCGCCCCTTAAACATCGAACTCAAAGGTAACCGCATCAGCGTAGGCGGCAGCCAGCCCACCGTTATCGACGCCGTTAACCTGTTCGTCAACGGCACCGGCCGCAACCACCGCATCCACGGCGGCGGCAGCCTGGCGCTCGACGGCAAGCCCTACAAACTCGAAATCGACGCCAACGGCGGGCTGGACAACAAACAACAATGGAAAGGCACGCTCAGCGTGCTCGACATCAGCGGCGCCTTCAACCTCAAACTGCAAAACCGCATCAACCTCGAAGCCGGCGCCGAGCGCGTAGCCATGACCGCCGCCCGCTGGAGCGCGATGGGCGGCAGCCTCAACCTCGAAAACTTCGTGTGGGACAAGAAAAACGGCATCACCACCAAAGGCAGCGCCAACAACCTCGAAATCGCGCAACTGCACAATTTCTACACCCCGCCCGTGCGGCACAACCTTGTGCTGGCCGGCGACTGGGACTTGTCATACAGCCAAAACGCCCGCGGCTACCTCAACATCCGCCGCCAAAGCGGCGACGTGGAACTGCCTTACCGCAAACAGATGCTCGGTTTGGGCACGCTTTCGCTGAACACCCGCTTCCAAAACGGCCGCATCGACAGCACGCTCGACGGCGTAACCGGCTACGGCAAACTCGACGGCAACCTGGTTATCAGCCAGCAGTTCGGCAACGACATCAAACTCGCCCCCGTCAGCGGCAAAATCAGCATCAGCGCACCCAATCTCGAGACCTTCCGCAACTTCCTGCCCGTGGGCCAAAGCCTGCGCGGCAACCTGCTCGGCGTGGCCACCATCGGCGGCCGCGTCGGCCAGCCGCAGTTCAACGGCACGCTCAACGGCAATGACCTCTACTACCGCAACCAGGATTTGGGGCTGATACTCGACAACGGCATCCTGCGTTCGCGCATTCAGGGCCAAACGTGGATTATCGACAACCTGCGCTTCCACCGCGGCGGCACGGTCGAACTCAAAGGCACGGTGGGCCTGAACAACGCCGAGCCGAACGTTAACGTGGATTTGGCGTTCAACAAATACAACGCGCTCGACAAACCCAACCGCCGCCTCACCCTCAGCGGCAACGCCAAAATGCTCTACACCGAAACCAACGGCGTTACCCTCACCGGCACGCTCAAAGCCGATGCCGGCCACTTCGGCTTCCAAAAATCGTCTATGCCCACGCTCGACGACGACGTGGTGGTGCTGGGCCAGCCCGAAAAAGCCCCCGTCGCCCCCACCCCCATCAGCATGGATTTGGTGCTCGACCTCAACAACAACCTGCGTTTCAGCGGCGAAGGGTTGGACGTTACCCTCGGCGGCCAGCTCAGGCTCACCGCCAAGCCCGGCGAAACCGTGCAGGGTGTGGGAACCGTAACCGTGGTGAAAGGCCGCTATAAAGCCTACGGCCAAGACCTCGACATCACCAAAGGCCACATCTCGTTTGTCGGCCCGCTTTCCGACCCCAACCTCAACATCCGCGCCGAGCGCCGCCTCTCGCCCGTGGGTGCGGGCGTGGAAGTGTTGGGCAGCCTCAACAACCCGCGCATTTCGCTGGTGGCCGACGAAGCCATGAGCGAAAAAGACAAACTCTCGTGGCTGATCCTCAACCGCGCCAGCAGCGGCAGCGACGGCGACGAAGC